In a genomic window of [Empedobacter] haloabium:
- a CDS encoding ANTAR domain-containing protein: MSRHLRIVLVHPPHESDASQRAAALQAGLAEAGYQLVASLPADIHLPERIAQLQPDMIIADAESDARDVLEHIVVATRDERRPIVMFTEDEDTASMEAALEAGVSAYIVAGLQPERIKPVLNVALARFRKEQRLLLELADTKHKLAERKVIDRAKGVLMARHGISEDQAYQRLRTMAMNKNLKLAEVAQRLLDVEDLLG, translated from the coding sequence ATGAGCCGCCATCTCCGCATCGTCCTTGTCCACCCGCCGCACGAAAGCGACGCGTCGCAGCGTGCCGCCGCGCTGCAGGCCGGGTTGGCCGAGGCCGGGTACCAGCTGGTCGCCTCGCTGCCCGCCGACATCCACCTGCCCGAACGGATCGCCCAGCTGCAGCCCGACATGATCATCGCCGACGCGGAGTCGGATGCGCGCGACGTGCTGGAGCACATCGTCGTCGCCACGCGCGACGAGCGCCGTCCCATCGTCATGTTCACCGAAGACGAGGACACGGCGTCGATGGAGGCCGCGCTGGAGGCGGGCGTATCGGCCTACATCGTGGCCGGCCTGCAGCCGGAGCGCATCAAGCCGGTGCTGAACGTGGCGCTGGCGCGTTTCCGCAAGGAGCAGCGCCTGCTGCTCGAGCTGGCGGACACCAAGCACAAACTGGCCGAACGCAAGGTCATCGACCGCGCCAAGGGCGTGCTGATGGCGCGCCACGGCATCAGCGAGGACCAGGCCTACCAGCGCTTGCGCACGATGGCGATGAACAAGAACCTGAAGCTGGCCGAGGTCGCGCAGCGGCTGCTGGACGTGGAGGATTTGCTGGGATGA
- a CDS encoding DUF2238 domain-containing protein, whose amino-acid sequence MTSAPKPLHWLLIAATLAVLTWSGIAPYDRATWWMEVAPALLALPLLVTTYRRFPLTDLLYCLIALHAIVLMVGGAYTYARVPFGFDLQHWLHLQRNPYDRIGHFMQGFVPALVAREILLRGGHVTGKRMLGFLCLCVVMAISAWYELIEWGAAVALGQGADEFLGTQGDQWDTQSDMLMAMIGGAAALLLLARWQDRQIAAVCGKSRMP is encoded by the coding sequence GTGACGTCCGCCCCGAAACCGCTGCACTGGCTGCTGATCGCCGCCACCCTCGCCGTGCTGACCTGGTCCGGCATCGCGCCGTATGACCGCGCCACCTGGTGGATGGAGGTTGCACCCGCACTGCTCGCGTTGCCGCTGCTAGTGACCACCTACCGCCGCTTCCCGTTGACGGATCTGCTGTACTGCCTGATCGCGCTGCACGCGATCGTGCTGATGGTGGGCGGTGCCTATACCTATGCGCGCGTGCCGTTCGGCTTCGACCTGCAGCACTGGCTGCACCTGCAGCGCAATCCGTACGACCGCATCGGCCACTTCATGCAGGGCTTCGTGCCGGCGCTGGTGGCACGCGAGATCCTGCTGCGTGGCGGCCACGTGACAGGCAAGCGCATGCTGGGCTTCCTGTGCCTGTGCGTGGTGATGGCGATCAGCGCGTGGTATGAGCTGATCGAATGGGGCGCCGCCGTCGCGCTGGGCCAGGGAGCGGATGAGTTCCTGGGCACGCAGGGCGATCAGTGGGATACGCAGTCGGACATGCTGATGGCGATGATCGGCGGCGCTGCGGCCTTGTTGCTGCTTGCGCGGTGGCAGGACAGGCAGATCGCGGCGGTATGCGGAAAGAGCCGAATGCCGTAG
- a CDS encoding UdgX family uracil-DNA binding protein (This protein belongs to the uracil DNA glycosylase superfamily, members of which act in excision repair of DNA. However, it belongs more specifically to UdgX branch, whose founding member was found to bind uracil in DNA (where it does not belong), without cleaving it, appears to promote DNA repair by a pathway involving RecA, rather than base excision.), giving the protein MSIDGEPGDADDTAAPLDAVALTLAGHPIPVATFGDFRTAARDLIVRRVPPESVQWAGSEAPHGDLLSAATSGLVPPLPADLLAQPPAPPPRIPRSLMEMLQSAACYRAPDRWAFLYKIVWRWQQGQQEILSMADEDGARLQHMVKAVRHEEHDMHAYLRFRERPPEAGDPRFVAWFEPAHDVLPQVAQHFARRMGKTSWMIGTPEATVLWDGHTLHSTGPLMRSAADVEDSGEALWLTYYRSIFNPARLNADIMHGHIRTRFWKNLPEAAVVPHMVSQAAAGARRVGQLDTVGKRGGTTIPIAAEKAAPERQQPSSLDDCRRCDLWQNATQAVAGQGARHAKIMLVGEQPGDQEDLAGKPFVGPAGALLDKAMEEAGMDRRKVYVTNAVKHFKWEPRGKRRLHKTPAQKEVMACHYWLETELETIAPDIVVALGSTALKSILQSGSVTMKDYMGQPFQHDGRWVVVTYHPSYALRVPSAEARHEAVAAIVAALKLAQRLADGETG; this is encoded by the coding sequence ATGAGCATCGACGGCGAGCCGGGCGACGCCGACGATACCGCGGCGCCCCTCGATGCCGTCGCGCTGACGCTGGCCGGCCACCCGATCCCCGTCGCCACGTTTGGCGACTTCCGCACGGCCGCGCGCGACCTGATCGTGCGCCGGGTCCCGCCCGAATCCGTACAATGGGCCGGCAGCGAAGCGCCGCATGGCGATTTGCTCAGCGCGGCCACGTCGGGCCTGGTGCCACCGCTGCCGGCGGACCTGCTGGCACAGCCGCCGGCTCCGCCGCCGCGCATTCCCCGCAGCTTGATGGAGATGCTGCAAAGCGCCGCATGCTACCGCGCCCCGGACCGCTGGGCGTTCCTGTACAAGATCGTGTGGCGCTGGCAGCAGGGACAACAGGAGATCCTGTCGATGGCCGACGAAGACGGCGCGCGCCTGCAGCACATGGTGAAGGCGGTGCGCCACGAGGAACACGATATGCACGCCTACCTGCGCTTTCGCGAACGACCGCCGGAGGCGGGCGACCCGCGCTTCGTGGCCTGGTTCGAACCGGCGCACGACGTGCTGCCGCAGGTGGCCCAGCACTTCGCCCGGCGCATGGGCAAGACCAGCTGGATGATCGGCACGCCCGAGGCCACCGTGCTGTGGGACGGCCACACGCTGCACAGCACGGGGCCGCTGATGCGCAGCGCGGCGGACGTGGAGGACAGCGGCGAGGCGCTGTGGCTGACCTATTACCGCAGCATCTTCAATCCCGCGCGCCTGAACGCGGACATCATGCACGGTCATATCCGTACCCGCTTCTGGAAGAACCTGCCGGAAGCGGCCGTGGTGCCGCACATGGTGTCGCAGGCCGCCGCCGGTGCGCGCAGAGTGGGCCAGCTGGACACGGTCGGCAAACGCGGCGGCACCACGATCCCCATCGCGGCCGAGAAGGCGGCGCCGGAGCGCCAGCAACCCAGTTCGCTGGACGATTGCCGCCGCTGCGACCTGTGGCAGAACGCCACGCAGGCGGTGGCGGGGCAGGGCGCGCGCCACGCCAAGATCATGCTGGTGGGCGAGCAGCCGGGCGACCAGGAGGACCTGGCCGGCAAGCCGTTCGTCGGCCCGGCCGGCGCGCTGCTGGACAAGGCGATGGAGGAAGCGGGCATGGACCGCCGCAAGGTCTACGTCACCAACGCCGTCAAGCACTTCAAGTGGGAGCCGCGCGGCAAGCGCCGCCTGCACAAGACGCCCGCGCAGAAGGAAGTGATGGCCTGCCACTACTGGCTCGAGACCGAGCTGGAAACGATCGCGCCGGACATCGTGGTGGCGCTGGGCAGCACCGCGCTGAAGTCGATCCTGCAGTCGGGCAGCGTGACGATGAAGGACTACATGGGCCAGCCGTTCCAGCACGACGGGCGCTGGGTCGTCGTCACCTACCACCCGTCATACGCGCTGCGGGTGCCGAGCGCCGAGGCGCGGCATGAGGCGGTGGCGGCGATTGTCGCGGCACTGAAACTCGCACAGCGGCTGGCGGATGGAGAAACCGGATAA
- a CDS encoding ABC transporter ATP-binding protein, producing MRPLRMVAPPGPEPLLRVRDVTLQYRSGGATVQATQGVSFDVFEGDRFVLLGPSGCGKSSLLKAIGGFLTPVAGSIELDSRAVTQPGPDRMAVFQEFDQLPPWKTVLQNVMFPLLAARRLARTEARERALHWIDRVGLARCADAYPHTLSGGMKQRVAIARALAMQPKVLLMDEPFAALDALTRRTMQEELTKLWEEAPFTLLFVTHSIEEALVVGNRILLLSPHPGRVRAELNSHQFGLASGGAEFQAAAQRIHGLLFDEPPAAVAPGERAIR from the coding sequence ATGCGGCCGCTGCGCATGGTTGCGCCGCCAGGCCCGGAGCCGCTGCTGCGGGTGCGCGACGTCACGCTGCAATACCGCAGCGGCGGCGCCACCGTGCAGGCTACGCAGGGCGTCAGCTTCGACGTGTTCGAAGGCGACCGCTTCGTGCTGCTGGGGCCTTCCGGCTGCGGCAAGTCGTCGCTGCTGAAGGCCATTGGCGGTTTTCTTACGCCGGTCGCCGGCAGCATCGAACTCGATAGCCGTGCCGTCACGCAGCCCGGTCCCGACCGCATGGCCGTGTTCCAGGAATTCGACCAGCTGCCGCCGTGGAAGACGGTACTGCAGAACGTCATGTTCCCGCTGCTGGCTGCGCGCCGGCTGGCACGGACCGAGGCGCGCGAACGGGCGCTGCACTGGATCGATCGCGTCGGCCTGGCACGCTGCGCGGATGCGTATCCGCACACGTTGTCCGGCGGCATGAAGCAGAGAGTCGCGATCGCCCGCGCGCTGGCCATGCAGCCGAAAGTGCTGCTGATGGACGAGCCATTCGCCGCGCTGGACGCGCTGACCCGCCGCACGATGCAGGAAGAGCTGACGAAGTTGTGGGAAGAGGCACCGTTCACGCTGTTGTTCGTCACCCACTCGATCGAGGAAGCGCTGGTGGTGGGCAATCGCATCCTGCTGCTGTCGCCGCACCCGGGGCGCGTGCGCGCGGAATTGAACAGCCACCAGTTCGGCCTGGCAAGCGGCGGCGCCGAGTTCCAGGCCGCCGCGCAGCGCATCCATGGCCTGCTGTTCGACGAACCCCCGGCCGCCGTCGCGCCGGGCGAAAGGGCCATCCGATGA
- a CDS encoding ABC transporter substrate-binding protein: MNRIRIAAGAIALALAANAQAEGRIRIAEQYGVVYLLLNIAQEQKLIEKYGKQAGIDIKVEWTQLSGGAAINDALLSGAIDIGSAGVGPLITLWDRTKGRHNVRGIAALGSFPYYLVTNNPKVKSIADFTDKDRIGLPAVGVSVQARILQMAVAKQWGDAHFARLDKITQTLPHPDATNAIIAGGTEITGHFATPPFQEQELAQNPNARVVLKSYDVQGGPSSSTLLYATEKYRSENPKTYRAFVQALAEAADFATKNPEGAADVYLKVNKSKVDRALLLKIFKNPEVQFRIAPQNTLGLAQFMHKVGAVKTRAASWRDYFFDDALVKEGS, from the coding sequence ATGAACCGCATCCGTATCGCCGCCGGCGCCATCGCGCTGGCGCTGGCCGCCAACGCCCAGGCCGAAGGCCGCATCCGCATCGCCGAACAGTATGGTGTCGTCTACCTGCTGCTTAATATCGCGCAGGAGCAGAAGCTCATCGAGAAGTATGGCAAGCAGGCCGGCATCGACATCAAGGTCGAATGGACCCAGCTGTCCGGCGGCGCCGCCATCAACGACGCGCTGCTGTCCGGCGCCATCGACATCGGCAGCGCCGGCGTCGGACCGCTGATCACGCTGTGGGACCGCACCAAGGGCCGGCACAACGTGCGCGGCATCGCTGCGCTGGGCAGCTTCCCGTACTACCTCGTCACCAACAACCCGAAGGTGAAGTCGATTGCCGACTTCACCGACAAGGACCGTATCGGCCTGCCCGCCGTCGGCGTCTCGGTGCAGGCGCGCATCCTGCAGATGGCGGTGGCAAAGCAGTGGGGCGACGCTCACTTCGCGCGGCTGGACAAGATCACGCAGACCTTGCCGCACCCGGACGCGACCAACGCCATCATCGCCGGCGGCACCGAGATCACGGGCCACTTCGCCACGCCGCCATTCCAGGAGCAGGAGCTGGCGCAGAACCCGAACGCGCGCGTGGTGCTGAAGTCCTACGACGTGCAGGGCGGGCCGTCGTCCTCCACGCTGTTGTACGCCACCGAAAAATACCGCAGCGAGAACCCGAAGACCTACCGCGCCTTCGTGCAGGCGCTGGCCGAGGCGGCCGACTTCGCCACGAAGAACCCGGAGGGCGCCGCCGACGTGTATTTGAAGGTCAACAAGAGCAAAGTCGATCGCGCGTTGCTGCTGAAGATCTTCAAGAATCCTGAAGTGCAGTTCCGTATCGCGCCGCAGAACACGCTGGGCCTGGCGCAATTCATGCACAAGGTGGGCGCCGTCAAGACGCGCGCGGCCAGCTGGCGCGACTACTTCTTCGACGATGCCCTGGTCAAGGAAGGCAGCTGA
- a CDS encoding ABC transporter permease, with product MSTFDPPIRQEYLAELAPVASGELARPLPLAVRLWDHGGVRKAVLLLALVTLWELLARWQGNDLLLPTFLQTARAFGEGIASGELLEKVRVSLAVLAQGYAAGIASAFVLTALAVSTRLGRDLLETLVSMFNPLPAIALLPLAMLWLGLGHASLVFVIVHAVLWPLALGTYAGFQAVPETLRMAGRNYGLRGLPFVVQILVPAALPAILSGLKIGWAFAWRTLIAAELVFGASSGKGGLGWYIFQNRNELYTDKVFAGLAAVILIGLAVEHLLFAALERGTVRRWAMQR from the coding sequence ATGAGCACCTTCGATCCACCGATCCGCCAGGAGTACCTGGCCGAGCTGGCACCGGTCGCCAGCGGTGAGCTGGCCCGTCCGCTGCCGCTGGCCGTGCGGCTGTGGGACCACGGCGGCGTTCGCAAGGCCGTGCTGCTGCTGGCGCTGGTCACGCTGTGGGAACTGCTGGCGCGCTGGCAGGGCAACGACCTGCTGCTGCCCACGTTCCTGCAGACGGCGCGTGCGTTCGGCGAGGGCATCGCCAGCGGGGAGCTGCTGGAGAAGGTCAGGGTCTCGCTGGCCGTGCTGGCGCAGGGCTACGCGGCCGGCATCGCCAGCGCGTTCGTGCTGACGGCATTGGCCGTCTCGACGCGCCTGGGCCGCGACCTGCTGGAAACGCTGGTCTCGATGTTCAACCCCCTGCCGGCGATCGCGCTGCTGCCGCTGGCGATGCTGTGGCTGGGGCTCGGCCACGCCAGCCTGGTGTTCGTCATCGTCCATGCGGTGCTGTGGCCCCTGGCGCTGGGCACCTATGCCGGCTTCCAGGCCGTGCCGGAGACCTTGCGCATGGCCGGCCGCAATTACGGCCTGCGCGGCTTGCCGTTCGTCGTGCAGATTCTCGTGCCGGCCGCGCTGCCGGCCATCCTGTCCGGCCTGAAGATCGGCTGGGCGTTCGCCTGGCGCACCTTGATCGCGGCGGAGCTGGTGTTCGGCGCCTCGTCCGGCAAGGGCGGCCTGGGCTGGTACATCTTCCAGAACCGAAACGAACTGTACACCGATAAAGTATTCGCCGGCCTGGCCGCCGTGATCCTGATCGGCCTGGCGGTGGAACATCTGCTGTTCGCCGCACTGGAACGCGGCACGGTGCGGCGCTGGGCCATGCAGCGCTAA
- a CDS encoding TauD/TfdA family dioxygenase: protein MNAVVSAEVSAVAEPGVPLEIRAFDGPLGAEVIGLDLHRPLERHALQAIHAAHLEHHVLVFRDQRITPRQQVDFSRLFGPLQIHVLRNFQLAGTPEVLVVSNIVEDGKPIGLGDAGHFWHSDLSYKEKPSLGSMLHAQELPAEGGDTLFANMHLAFDTLPAALREAIRGRKAEHSYLKQYAALQQRSPWRPNLTQAQIDEVKPVVHPVVRTHPETGRQALFVSEHFTTRIVGLPPDESDALLAELFAHSVRPEHLYRHRWRPHDMVFWDNRSLMHLAAGCPADQRRKLYRTTIEGDVPY from the coding sequence ATGAATGCGGTGGTGAGTGCAGAGGTCAGTGCAGTAGCGGAGCCCGGTGTCCCCCTGGAGATCCGCGCGTTCGATGGTCCACTTGGTGCCGAAGTGATCGGCCTCGACCTGCACCGGCCGCTGGAGCGCCACGCCTTGCAAGCGATCCATGCCGCACATCTGGAGCATCATGTGCTGGTCTTCCGCGACCAGCGCATCACGCCGCGGCAGCAGGTCGACTTCTCCAGGTTATTTGGCCCCCTGCAGATTCATGTACTGCGCAACTTCCAGCTGGCGGGAACCCCGGAAGTGCTGGTCGTCTCGAACATCGTCGAAGACGGCAAGCCGATCGGCCTGGGCGACGCCGGCCATTTCTGGCATTCCGACCTGTCGTACAAGGAAAAGCCCAGCCTGGGCTCGATGCTGCACGCGCAGGAACTGCCGGCCGAGGGCGGCGACACCCTGTTTGCCAACATGCACCTGGCCTTCGACACGCTGCCTGCCGCGCTGCGCGAGGCGATCCGCGGCCGCAAGGCCGAGCACAGCTACCTGAAGCAGTATGCCGCGCTGCAGCAGCGTAGCCCGTGGCGCCCGAACCTGACGCAGGCGCAGATCGACGAAGTCAAACCAGTGGTCCATCCGGTCGTGCGCACGCATCCGGAAACGGGACGGCAGGCGCTGTTCGTCAGCGAGCATTTCACCACGCGCATCGTCGGCCTGCCGCCGGACGAGAGCGATGCGCTGCTGGCCGAGCTGTTCGCCCACAGTGTCAGGCCGGAGCACCTCTACCGGCACCGCTGGCGCCCGCATGACATGGTGTTCTGGGATAACCGCTCGCTGATGCACCTGGCGGCCGGTTGTCCGGCCGACCAGCGCCGCAAGCTGTACCGCACCACCATCGAGGGCGACGTCCCATACTAA
- a CDS encoding IS481 family transposase, with protein MPWKESTTMSSRLEFVMLAQAPEANIAALCRAFQISRKTAYKWLDRYANHGAEGLFEQSRRPHSSPASSSDELELQVLALHLENPCWGSRKLRELLPEHLPRPHHSTVDAILKRHGCQVIGAPVKQDLASTRFEHDLPNSLWQMDFKGHFGLTTEAAGRCHALTILDDHSRYSVCLTACSNERFSSVQAGMQATFERYGLPDRITADNGPPWGSTGLKGLTKLKVWLIRLGIRISHSRPYHPQTQGKDERFHRTLKLELLDRRGFGSIAQCQLAFDEWRDKYNMLRPHHALGMKPPITRYERSGRELPSVLRPIEYLSSDIVRKVDAKGYISYANQRHYIGEGMQGQPVAIRPDPDNDGLLEVRFCHHKVMELDLKAVT; from the coding sequence ATGCCTTGGAAGGAGTCCACCACTATGTCGTCCCGACTCGAGTTTGTCATGCTCGCCCAAGCTCCGGAAGCTAACATCGCTGCCCTCTGCCGGGCGTTCCAAATCAGCCGGAAGACTGCATACAAATGGCTCGATCGATATGCCAACCATGGTGCGGAGGGGCTGTTCGAGCAATCGCGTAGACCCCACTCATCGCCTGCAAGCTCGTCGGATGAACTAGAGCTGCAGGTGCTAGCGCTGCATTTGGAGAATCCATGCTGGGGCTCACGCAAGCTGCGTGAGCTCTTGCCCGAGCATCTGCCACGCCCCCACCACAGCACTGTTGACGCGATCTTAAAGCGCCATGGCTGCCAGGTTATTGGGGCGCCGGTTAAACAGGATTTGGCCTCGACACGCTTCGAGCATGACCTACCGAACTCGCTTTGGCAGATGGACTTCAAAGGACATTTCGGGCTGACCACAGAGGCCGCAGGGCGATGCCATGCGCTGACCATCCTTGATGACCATTCCCGCTATAGCGTCTGCCTTACCGCTTGTTCTAACGAGCGATTCAGCTCTGTCCAGGCAGGGATGCAAGCGACGTTTGAGCGCTACGGGCTGCCTGATCGAATTACTGCTGACAACGGTCCACCTTGGGGAAGTACTGGTCTCAAAGGGCTGACAAAGCTCAAGGTGTGGCTCATTCGACTCGGTATCCGCATCAGCCATAGCCGTCCGTATCATCCGCAAACGCAAGGTAAAGATGAGCGCTTCCATCGTACTCTAAAGCTAGAGCTGCTTGATCGTCGCGGCTTCGGTTCGATTGCTCAGTGCCAGTTGGCCTTCGATGAGTGGCGTGACAAATACAACATGCTTCGCCCCCACCACGCTTTAGGCATGAAGCCGCCGATCACACGGTATGAGCGCAGCGGACGCGAACTGCCCAGTGTCTTGCGGCCCATCGAGTACCTATCCAGCGATATTGTGAGAAAGGTCGATGCGAAGGGCTACATCTCGTATGCCAATCAACGCCACTACATCGGAGAGGGCATGCAGGGACAGCCGGTCGCGATCAGGCCCGATCCTGACAACGACGGCCTTCTTGAGGTCCGGTTCTGCCATCACAAAGTAATGGAGCTGGACCTCAAGGCCGTGACGTAA
- a CDS encoding putative DNA modification/repair radical SAM protein: MELIDKLEILADAAKYDASCASSGAPKRSSEGKDGIGATNGMGICHSYTPDGRCVSLLKILLTNFCIYDCQYCVNRRTSNVPRARFTVDEVVKLTVDFYLRNYIDGLFLSSGIIQSADYTMEQLVAIARELREVHQFRGYIHLKTIPDADPALIDAAGRYADRLSVNIELPTQDSVQRLAPEKNVHTIKLAMGNIRLKLDEKEAEPKAPKFAPAGQSTQMIVGADASDDQRILTTAETLYGSYKLKRVYYSAFSPIPQSPKSVPLAPPPMLREHRLYQADFLLRGYGFQVNELLPQSGNLALDIDPKLAWALANREHFPMDLNRAEPAMIARIPGIGLRNAKRIVELRRMRQVRYADLARLKCSMKKIAPFIVTADYRPPRDTTPSEALRRSMADVQQQMPLWPELQAA, encoded by the coding sequence ATGGAACTGATCGACAAACTGGAAATCCTTGCCGACGCGGCGAAGTACGACGCGTCGTGCGCCAGCAGTGGTGCGCCCAAGCGCTCCTCCGAAGGCAAGGACGGCATCGGCGCCACCAACGGCATGGGCATCTGCCACAGCTACACGCCGGACGGTCGCTGCGTCTCCCTGCTGAAGATCCTGCTGACCAATTTCTGCATCTACGACTGCCAGTACTGCGTCAACCGCCGCACCTCCAACGTGCCGCGCGCCCGTTTCACCGTCGACGAAGTGGTCAAGCTGACCGTCGATTTCTACCTGCGCAACTACATCGACGGCCTGTTCCTGAGTTCCGGCATCATCCAGTCGGCCGACTACACGATGGAGCAACTGGTCGCCATCGCGCGCGAGCTGCGCGAGGTGCACCAGTTCCGCGGTTACATTCACCTGAAGACGATTCCGGATGCCGATCCGGCCTTGATCGACGCGGCCGGCCGCTATGCCGACCGCCTGTCCGTCAATATCGAGCTGCCCACGCAGGACAGCGTGCAGCGCCTGGCGCCCGAGAAAAACGTCCACACGATCAAGCTGGCGATGGGCAATATCCGCCTGAAGCTGGACGAGAAGGAAGCCGAGCCGAAGGCACCGAAGTTCGCACCGGCGGGCCAGAGCACGCAGATGATCGTCGGCGCGGACGCCAGCGACGACCAGCGCATCCTGACCACGGCCGAAACGCTGTACGGCAGCTATAAACTGAAGCGGGTCTACTACTCGGCCTTCAGCCCGATTCCGCAAAGCCCGAAGTCGGTGCCGCTGGCGCCGCCGCCGATGCTGCGCGAGCACCGTCTATACCAGGCCGACTTCCTGCTGCGCGGCTACGGCTTCCAGGTGAACGAGCTGCTGCCGCAGTCGGGCAACCTGGCGCTGGACATCGATCCGAAGCTGGCCTGGGCCCTGGCCAACCGCGAGCACTTCCCGATGGACCTGAACCGCGCCGAACCGGCCATGATCGCGCGCATTCCCGGCATCGGCCTGCGCAACGCCAAGCGCATCGTCGAGCTGCGGCGCATGCGCCAGGTGCGCTATGCCGACCTGGCGCGCCTGAAGTGCAGCATGAAGAAGATCGCGCCGTTCATCGTCACGGCCGACTACCGCCCGCCGCGTGATACCACGCCCTCCGAAGCGCTGCGCCGCTCGATGGCGGACGTGCAGCAGCAGATGCCGCTGTGGCCGGAGCTGCAGGCCGCATGA
- a CDS encoding CmpA/NrtA family ABC transporter substrate-binding protein yields MHIEKPVVRIGFNPLTDCASLVMASVLGCDERHGVRLVLSREASWAGVRDKLVTGELDAAHALYGMVYGTQLGIGAQRHDMAVLMHLNRNGQAITLSRQLMAQGAVDGASLAALIRSERRQYVFAQTFPTGTHAMWLYYWLAAHGIDPLRDVRAITIPPSQMVYNLAEGHMDGFCAGEPWGQRAVMDGIGVTVATSQRIWPDHPEKVLATSRAFADAHPNTCRALVAAVLEASRWIDASDENRRATAEILAGGALVATDRAALLPRMLGQYEDGMGHRWQDEHPLAFHQGGAANYPYLSDGIWFMTQLRRWGLLKTHPDYEATARAVTRVQLYREAAEMAGVALPADSRRRSTLIDGRVWDGSDPERYALAFPIRQR; encoded by the coding sequence ATGCACATTGAGAAACCGGTTGTCCGGATCGGCTTCAATCCGCTGACCGATTGCGCCTCGCTGGTGATGGCGTCCGTATTGGGCTGCGACGAGCGCCATGGCGTCCGCCTTGTCCTCAGCCGTGAGGCCTCCTGGGCCGGCGTGCGCGACAAGCTGGTGACGGGCGAACTCGATGCCGCCCATGCGCTGTACGGCATGGTGTACGGCACCCAGCTGGGCATCGGCGCGCAGCGCCACGACATGGCCGTGCTGATGCACCTGAACCGCAACGGCCAGGCCATCACCTTGTCGCGCCAGCTGATGGCGCAGGGCGCCGTCGATGGCGCGTCGCTGGCGGCGCTGATCAGGAGCGAGCGGCGGCAGTACGTGTTCGCCCAGACCTTCCCGACCGGCACGCATGCGATGTGGCTGTATTACTGGCTGGCCGCGCACGGCATCGATCCGCTGCGCGACGTTCGAGCCATCACCATTCCACCGTCGCAGATGGTGTACAACCTGGCGGAAGGCCATATGGACGGCTTCTGCGCCGGCGAGCCGTGGGGCCAGCGCGCCGTCATGGACGGCATCGGCGTCACCGTCGCCACCAGCCAGCGCATCTGGCCGGATCACCCGGAAAAGGTGCTGGCCACCTCGCGCGCATTTGCCGACGCCCACCCGAACACCTGCCGGGCGCTGGTCGCGGCCGTGCTGGAGGCCAGCCGCTGGATCGACGCGAGCGACGAAAACCGTCGTGCCACGGCCGAGATCCTGGCCGGTGGCGCCCTGGTGGCGACCGACCGCGCGGCGCTCTTGCCGCGCATGCTGGGCCAGTACGAGGACGGCATGGGCCACCGGTGGCAGGACGAACACCCGCTGGCGTTCCACCAGGGCGGCGCGGCCAACTACCCGTATCTGTCGGACGGCATCTGGTTCATGACCCAATTGCGCCGCTGGGGCCTGCTGAAAACCCATCCCGACTATGAGGCCACGGCACGCGCCGTCACGCGCGTGCAGCTGTACCGCGAGGCGGCCGAAATGGCCGGCGTGGCGCTGCCGGCGGACAGCAGGCGCAGATCGACATTGATAGACGGCCGGGTGTGGGACGGCAGCGATCCGGAGCGCTACGCGCTGGCGTTCCCGATCCGGCAGCGTTAA